In Myxocyprinus asiaticus isolate MX2 ecotype Aquarium Trade chromosome 3, UBuf_Myxa_2, whole genome shotgun sequence, the following proteins share a genomic window:
- the LOC127421478 gene encoding alpha-ketoglutarate-dependent dioxygenase alkB homolog 4-like isoform X1 — translation MHKCGLMATGQRQRFDCGCKGIRTCLRCEQEQSKQNILHKNELIHYDFTYDPVSKSAVREDRGVRQSFAFPGVFLWEDFVSEDEEKELVARMDENVWNESQSGRRKQDFGPKVNFKKQRVRVGDFTGLPAISSYLVNRMTQAPLLASFKPVEQCNLDYDPLRGSAIDPHLDDSWLWGEHLVTINLLSNTVFTMSLDRGWGDMDKGEVRVAVHLPRRCLVVLYGEARLRWKHAIHRKDIHSRRVCSTFRELSAVFLQGGVQEKLGSELLDIALSFKGVPL, via the exons ATGCACAAATGCGGCTTGATGGCTACTGGACAGAGGCAGCGTTTTGATTGTGGTTGTAAGGGAATACGAACTTGCCTGAGATGCGAGCAAGAGCAGTCTAAGCAAAATATACTGCATAAGAATGAGCTG ATACATTATGATTTCACTTATGATCCCGTGTCAAAGTCAGCAGTCCGAGAGGACAGAGGTGTTCGACAGTCCTTTGCGTTTCCTGGAGTGTTTTTGTGGGAGGATTTTGTCTCGGAAGATGAAGAGAAAGAGTTGGTCGCAAGAATGGACGAAAATGTCTGGAACGAGTCTCAATCAGGCCGGCGGAAACAG GACTTTGGGCCAAAGGTGAACTTCAAAAAACAGCGGGTCCGTGTGGGGGACTTCACTGGCCTCCCTGCGATCAGCAGTTACCTGGTTAATAGGATGACGCAGGCACCTTTATTGGCCTCCTTCAAACCAGTAGAACAGTGCAACTTGGACTATGATCCATTGAGGGGCTCTGCAATTGACCCTCACTTAGATGACAGCTGGTTATGGGGAGAGCATTTGGTAACCATCAACCTGCTCTCTAACACTGTCTTCACAATGAGTTTGGATAGAGGATGGGGAGACATGGACAAAGGGGAGGTGAGAGTGGCAGTGCATCTACCGCGGAGATGTTTGGTTGTACTTTATGGAGAGGCACGGCTTCGATGGAAACATGCCATTCACAGAAAAGACATTCACAGCCGCAGAGTGTGCAGCACCTTCAGAGAGCTGTCTGCTGTGTTTCTACAGGGAGGGGTACAGGAAAAGCTGGGATCTGAGTTGTTAGATATTGCACTGAGCTTCAAGGGTGTACCACTGTAA
- the LOC127421554 gene encoding DNA-directed RNA polymerase II subunit RPB11-a gives MNAPPAFESFLLFEGEKKITIVKDTKVPNACLFTLNKEDHTLGNIIRSQLLKDPQVLFAGYKVPHPLEHKIVIRVQTTPDYSPQEAFTNAITDLISELSLLEERFRVAIKDKQEGIE, from the exons ATGAACGCGCCACCAGCATTCGAGTCGTTTTTGTTGTTTGAGGGAGAGAAAAA GATCACAATAGTTAAGGACACCAAAGTGCCCAATGCATGTCTGTTCACACTGAATAAGGAGGACCACACGCTGGGGAACATCATTCGGTC ACAACTGCTGAAGGACCCTCAGGTGCTGTTTGCTGGATATAAAGTTCCCCACCCTCTGGAGCACAAGATTGTGATCCGTGTTCAGACAACACCAGACTACAGTCCGCAGGAAGCCTTTACTAATGCAATCACTGATCTGATCAGTGAGCTTTCCCTGCTAGAGGAGCGGTTTAGG GTTGCCATCAAAGACAAGCAGGAGGGAATAGAATGA
- the LOC127421478 gene encoding alpha-ketoglutarate-dependent dioxygenase alkB homolog 4-like isoform X2 has translation MHKCGLMATGQRQRFDCGCKGIRTCLRCEQEQSKQNILHKNELSAVREDRGVRQSFAFPGVFLWEDFVSEDEEKELVARMDENVWNESQSGRRKQDFGPKVNFKKQRVRVGDFTGLPAISSYLVNRMTQAPLLASFKPVEQCNLDYDPLRGSAIDPHLDDSWLWGEHLVTINLLSNTVFTMSLDRGWGDMDKGEVRVAVHLPRRCLVVLYGEARLRWKHAIHRKDIHSRRVCSTFRELSAVFLQGGVQEKLGSELLDIALSFKGVPL, from the exons ATGCACAAATGCGGCTTGATGGCTACTGGACAGAGGCAGCGTTTTGATTGTGGTTGTAAGGGAATACGAACTTGCCTGAGATGCGAGCAAGAGCAGTCTAAGCAAAATATACTGCATAAGAATGAGCTG TCAGCAGTCCGAGAGGACAGAGGTGTTCGACAGTCCTTTGCGTTTCCTGGAGTGTTTTTGTGGGAGGATTTTGTCTCGGAAGATGAAGAGAAAGAGTTGGTCGCAAGAATGGACGAAAATGTCTGGAACGAGTCTCAATCAGGCCGGCGGAAACAG GACTTTGGGCCAAAGGTGAACTTCAAAAAACAGCGGGTCCGTGTGGGGGACTTCACTGGCCTCCCTGCGATCAGCAGTTACCTGGTTAATAGGATGACGCAGGCACCTTTATTGGCCTCCTTCAAACCAGTAGAACAGTGCAACTTGGACTATGATCCATTGAGGGGCTCTGCAATTGACCCTCACTTAGATGACAGCTGGTTATGGGGAGAGCATTTGGTAACCATCAACCTGCTCTCTAACACTGTCTTCACAATGAGTTTGGATAGAGGATGGGGAGACATGGACAAAGGGGAGGTGAGAGTGGCAGTGCATCTACCGCGGAGATGTTTGGTTGTACTTTATGGAGAGGCACGGCTTCGATGGAAACATGCCATTCACAGAAAAGACATTCACAGCCGCAGAGTGTGCAGCACCTTCAGAGAGCTGTCTGCTGTGTTTCTACAGGGAGGGGTACAGGAAAAGCTGGGATCTGAGTTGTTAGATATTGCACTGAGCTTCAAGGGTGTACCACTGTAA